In a single window of the Ciconia boyciana chromosome 7, ASM3463844v1, whole genome shotgun sequence genome:
- the TMEM125 gene encoding transmembrane protein 125, which translates to MPELAELSSPRTPADADHIQRNILEEHVELWWFQDPKKSILCYGMAVVLILACGIGGIILLYSTSSRSGEWRLAVGTTLCLLALLVLLKQLLSSAIQDMNCIRSRDQIELLKSGGFSDCLVLLLSALVLVVCGVVLTILSTTTMQLSPARPLASMFTSGVVLLTAGSAILLCLLLYLLCTSCRQAAPRSLETGEIRVFTISGRLAANRRLPPTSSMANLI; encoded by the coding sequence ATgccagagctggcagagctgagcagccCCCGCACCCCTGCGGATGCGGACCACATCCAGAGGAACATCTTGGAGGAGCATGTGGAGCTCTGGTGGTTCCAGGACCCCAAGAAGTCCATCCTGTGCTACGGGATGGCTGTGGTGCTGATCCTGGCCTGCGGGATTGGGGGCATCATCCTGCTGTATAGCACTAGCAGCCGGTCTGGGGAGTGGCGGCTGGCCGTGGGCACCACGCTCTGCCTCCTGGCCCTGCTCGTGCTGCTGAAGCAGCTACTGAGCTCTGCAATCCAGGACATGAACTGCATCCGCAGCCGGGATCAGATTGAGCTCCTGAAGAGCGGGGGCTTCTCAGactgcctggtgctgctgctcagcgCCCTGGTGCTGGTGGTCTGTGGGGTCGTGCTCACCATCCTCTCCACCACAACCAtgcagctcagccctgcacgGCCGCTGGCCAGCATGTTCACCAGCGGGGTTGTCCTCCTGACTGCTGGCAGTGccatcctcctctgcctgctgctctaCCTGCTCTGCACCTCCTGCCGCCAGGCTGCTCCTCGGAGCCTGGAGACCGGTGAGATCCGTGTCTTCACCATCTCCGGCCGCCTCGCTGCGAACAGGCGGCTTCctcccacctccagcatggccaACCTCATCTGA